The genomic region ttttaaataggcctataccaatatttgtcaaaatgctgataATGTCTATTCTTGTCCCGTCCTCACAAAGGTTCATTGATCTTAACTCTGCACCGTCACAGTGCTGTAGCAAAGCAAGTGTCCTCTGATAGCCGCCCAGAGTCTGAGAAGAAGGCAACAACTAAACAATCAGTGGTGGAGCAACGGACCAGCCATTTGTCTCAGGCCCATTTACTGGCTGGTGCTGTCAAGAGACGCAGGTATGCGCAGACACAAATGCTTACTTCTACGTATAGTACTGATGCAGTATATGTCATCTGGGTGCAGCACAAGTTGAAAACAACCTTGACATGAAAGCACTTAAACTTGATGACAGACCACAATTTCAGTGAAGTTGGGaccttgtcaaaaataaaaagaaacagaatATAGTGACCTGCAAATCCTTTTCAACctatatttaattgaatacGCTACAAAGACAAGATGTGTAATGTTCAAAccaaatatttgcaaatattctattatttttaattggatGCCTTTTTAATTgggagattcatgtcaaaaaatccaaactatccctttcAGTGCTACACAAACATTGGTATCAGCAAGaatgagaaaaaaacatttcataattcaaattcaataattgtaaatatacattaaaagatttttaattgtcttaaagtgcaataagtcaagcCTCTCATAAATGGCGgaaaaaagatattaaaataattgattcatatgAATATAATCGATGtcaggctcaaaaaggaaatcaatttgatattgcttgttttgttttgttttgctttttttttttttttaaaccaagcccTAGAAATATATGATTGTTTCTTCATCAGAGGCaatttgagacattttttttctgcaaaactttaaTTGAATTCTTAATTGTATAGCCGTAAAGCTCTGGAGAAGTACGTTtggtaacacttttttttttttttttttttttttctgggaagaGGGAAAGGTGACAGAAAACCATTAAACATTGCACACATCAAACAAACCCTCTCTTGTCTTCCCTCACCCAGTTCTTCCCAGTCATCAGACAACAGTAAGAAACAGAAGGTGGAAAGCTCGGCAACAGGAAATGGAGACAGACACACAGGTGGGCATCAAGCATCAGGCCTAAAACGGTTCATATTtctttgtgggtttttttttgtttgttttgtttttttgtttttttgcgtcaAGCTATAGTCGCTCCGTAACAGTTAgatatttcagtatttttttttcatattttagaTAGTGTTTCAAACCACACATGAAAACGAAGCTCTCAGTCTTGACAGTAAGTTGTGCTGTTTAGAacaggagggaggaggaggacgaagaTCAGGGGGAGCTGAGCACCAACAAACAGTCACGGGCCTGACGCCCAAGAACCCATCGCCCGCCCTTAATTCCAGTCCAGCTCTGCTTCACCTGCCCTCGGCGGCGGTGTGCATCGGCGTCCTACCGGGCCTCTGCGATTATTCCGGCAGCAGCGACTCTGACAGCAGCTCGGACAGCGAAGGTAGCGTGGATACAATCATGTTGCCGTACCCGAGGCACAGCAGAGCCAATAGATAGTCTGTTGCGATAATCGGACACATGCACACGTTCATGCAAAACGCTGCTTTGTTCTTAAGTTCTACTCGGCTTTGCGGGTTATAGTTTTACAGTGTCATATCATATACTCAATAAATTAGCGAGTTAAGTACAGTGGTGACTACTCTTGCAAAAGTTTCCACAAGCATTCTGTGCTAATAAGTTATTAGGGATGTGCCTCGTAATGGCCAATTAAACATTCATTCTGAATATTGTCGATTTTGTGGAAGTGTTGATTAATTGTATCTTTATGCAGTTGAGGCAAAATGGCATACAGATTGGATAGTTAGCACCCTTACGTATATTTGCTGACTTTCAAGCAGCATGTCTCCTCATGCACAGCACTTCCACCAACCTCGAGCGTTGTGCAACAATTCAACAGACCCCCGGAAACGCATCACATAtatttcggattataagtc from Festucalex cinctus isolate MCC-2025b chromosome 3, RoL_Fcin_1.0, whole genome shotgun sequence harbors:
- the psme3ip1 gene encoding PSME3-interacting protein, producing the protein MAGGGTGVDLTRKFVSEAELDEKRKKRQEEWEKVRKPEDPEQVPEEEYDSRSLFERLKEQRDKKQEEFEEQFKFKNMVRGLDDDETSFLDEVSRQQSLVEKQRRDEEKQELLEYRSAVAKQVSSDSRPESEKKATTKQSVVEQRTSHLSQAHLLAGAVKRRSSSQSSDNSKKQKVESSATGNGDRHTEQEGGGGRRSGGAEHQQTVTGLTPKNPSPALNSSPALLHLPSAAVCIGVLPGLCDYSGSSDSDSSSDSEGSVDTIMLPYPRHSRANR